A single Vulcanisaeta distributa DSM 14429 DNA region contains:
- a CDS encoding dienelactone hydrolase family protein, producing the protein MASGLAFEASTRVSFDASVIYYGRNPKNINDIAKIKGAILAIYASEDPAINQGIPDLIKAVLTHKPRFEMAFYPGTYHAFATEGGPAYNEVAAKDAWERTVNFFRKYLG; encoded by the coding sequence ATAGCATCTGGCTTAGCCTTTGAGGCATCAACGAGGGTATCCTTCGACGCATCGGTGATCTATTACGGCAGAAATCCGAAGAACATAAATGATATTGCTAAGATCAAGGGGGCAATACTGGCTATTTACGCCAGTGAGGACCCGGCCATAAACCAGGGAATACCGGACTTAATAAAGGCCGTACTCACCCACAAGCCTAGGTTTGAGATGGCCTTCTACCCAGGCACGTACCACGCCTTCGCCACGGAGGGCGGGCCCGCATACAATGAGGTGGCTGCGAAAGATGCCTGGGAGAGGACGGTTAATTTCTTCAGGAAGTACCTGGGTTGA
- a CDS encoding aspartyl protease family protein, whose protein sequence is MGVFSVKARIWNVREPARSATVDLLVDIGSTYTVIPSRVLEELGIKPIRTVRLRLADGRIVERPLGEVGIEVEGFAASATPVIFGDEGIYLLGSVTMEQLGLAPDPIEKRLRPTEALLMVTLINALLNH, encoded by the coding sequence ATGGGTGTATTCAGCGTTAAGGCGCGCATTTGGAACGTCAGGGAGCCCGCCAGGTCAGCCACGGTAGATCTACTCGTGGATATAGGCTCAACATACACCGTGATACCCAGCAGGGTACTCGAGGAATTAGGCATCAAGCCCATTAGGACCGTTAGGCTTAGGCTAGCTGACGGTAGGATTGTTGAAAGGCCGTTGGGTGAGGTGGGCATTGAGGTTGAGGGATTCGCAGCGTCAGCGACGCCGGTCATCTTCGGTGATGAGGGTATCTACCTACTTGGTTCAGTAACCATGGAGCAACTCGGCCTCGCCCCAGACCCCATCGAGAAGAGACTAAGGCCCACTGAGGCGTTGCTAATGGTTACGTTGATCAACGCCTTACTTAATCATTAA
- a CDS encoding AAA family ATPase yields the protein MRRGNTWSYRDFILELQREVNNLTSRFPGLLDFLRNISGVNIMGNQVLFSWKGSNRASLSSLLEALNDWASNGVVIVLDEAQELVKARGFNVLPVLAYAYDNLRRVRFIISSSKMGLLYRFLRIRDPESPLFGRAMGIVELSPFTRDQVAEFLRRGFEELGIEFRDFDAVYKKLGGIPGWLTYFGLRYYEYRDLDKAINETMSYATALIRQEFHNFLTDKVAAKDRYLAIMRIVARECAGWSEIKNGLEAVLGMEVSDSRISEYLRQLLDSAWIIKVGNKYCPAEPLIGAAFRT from the coding sequence TTGAGGAGAGGCAATACCTGGTCATATAGGGACTTCATCCTTGAGCTTCAACGTGAGGTTAACAACCTCACCAGTAGGTTTCCTGGGTTACTCGACTTCCTTAGGAACATAAGTGGCGTTAACATCATGGGCAATCAAGTACTCTTCTCCTGGAAGGGCAGTAACAGGGCTTCCCTCTCCTCATTACTCGAAGCCCTAAATGATTGGGCTAGTAACGGCGTAGTCATTGTCCTTGACGAGGCTCAGGAGCTCGTTAAAGCGAGGGGCTTCAACGTATTGCCAGTCCTCGCCTACGCATATGACAACCTGAGGAGGGTTAGGTTCATAATAAGCAGCTCAAAAATGGGGCTCCTTTACAGGTTCCTTAGGATTAGGGACCCTGAATCACCACTCTTCGGCAGGGCAATGGGCATTGTGGAGTTATCGCCCTTCACCAGGGATCAGGTGGCTGAATTTCTGAGGCGGGGTTTCGAGGAGTTGGGTATTGAGTTTAGGGATTTCGATGCTGTGTATAAGAAGCTCGGTGGTATCCCAGGCTGGCTCACGTACTTTGGCCTTAGGTACTACGAATATAGAGACCTGGATAAGGCGATTAATGAGACCATGAGTTACGCAACAGCGTTGATAAGGCAGGAATTCCATAACTTCCTAACCGATAAGGTGGCAGCGAAGGATAGGTACCTGGCAATAATGAGGATTGTGGCGAGGGAATGCGCGGGTTGGAGCGAGATCAAGAACGGGCTCGAGGCGGTGCTCGGCATGGAGGTTAGCGACTCAAGGATAAGCGAGTACCTAAGGCAATTGCTTGACTCGGCCTGGATAATCAAGGTGGGCAATAAGTATTGCCCAGCTGAACCATTGATAGGCGCGGCATTCAGGACCTGA
- a CDS encoding APC family permease yields the protein MIKIQYYNLFETCFQSLSFTATEIAALVTLSGAAAFAYGSAPLSVVLAALGVASAAYAVYEFSLKVASSGGYYRYIERGFHPKISA from the coding sequence TTGATTAAGATTCAGTATTACAATCTTTTTGAAACTTGTTTTCAATCTCTAAGTTTCACGGCTACCGAAATTGCGGCTTTAGTTACGTTAAGCGGTGCTGCGGCCTTTGCATATGGTTCGGCGCCTCTTTCAGTCGTTCTTGCAGCACTCGGTGTTGCGTCTGCGGCGTATGCGGTTTATGAGTTCTCGCTTAAGGTAGCATCGAGTGGTGGATATTATAGATATATCGAGAGGGGTTTTCATCCTAAAATTAGTGCTTAG
- a CDS encoding McrB family protein, translated as MGWFVYRSVFGGFDDLGRVIEWVRERGRGELPFVCVFPGNAEHWFWSLRYSVEGEVGYALWGDKASGLEQIKDISDITGIPFKALVDRYVDALFERKEDDNSVSLLLRDAGSARPVIGVFYVKNVGIVGFGLVTDITLDAFRNFKYWREDQGHWVIRWRMRVLWLHPGVRDLLRNPGFTWKDEKELIDKLKSRITEDKSIKSEINEYIKSIESIVPKQGNMCLSDESKLLEVWLKINAILSDNDEVNSMVEFYGYAQSSVLSMFETVSISELNIDLIVKKISEELYFDEAFIRRFVNAVRFGNVLLVGPPGVGKTSLAVRVAKELGGDGGYMIRVANALWFRRDVIGGETLEEGSVKWRAGMLIQAYNRVVERLINGDNRPFFVIIDELNRADVDKAFGEFFAIFRSPNPSDWELPIDLVSEIEGHGERIDEEAKHFLENFKLAKDKYDDPSYPLRYIRIIGTMNVVDIRNLFIVGEAALRRFILMNIKCPEGDSDVRKFLDKTNHLKLSEESKKLIADFVREIRGQLRDKPPCVSPGAVKLAVELLDNAVGQGLLDVNDKKSMLEYFVSYLESSLGIVVGEPVKRFRRVVDEVTKRLISVSEK; from the coding sequence ATGGGTTGGTTTGTTTATAGGTCGGTGTTTGGTGGTTTTGATGATTTGGGTAGGGTTATTGAGTGGGTTAGGGAGAGGGGTAGGGGTGAGTTGCCTTTTGTTTGTGTTTTTCCTGGTAATGCTGAGCATTGGTTTTGGTCTCTTAGGTATTCTGTTGAGGGTGAGGTTGGTTATGCGCTTTGGGGTGATAAGGCTAGTGGTCTTGAACAAATTAAAGATATTAGTGATATCACGGGAATTCCATTTAAGGCCCTTGTTGATAGGTATGTTGATGCTCTCTTTGAGAGGAAAGAGGATGATAACAGTGTTAGTTTGTTGTTGAGGGATGCTGGTAGTGCGAGGCCTGTTATTGGTGTTTTCTACGTGAAGAATGTCGGAATCGTTGGTTTTGGTTTAGTTACTGATATTACCCTTGATGCCTTCAGGAACTTTAAGTATTGGAGAGAAGATCAAGGTCATTGGGTAATTAGATGGAGGATGAGAGTCCTATGGCTTCATCCTGGCGTTAGAGATCTTTTAAGGAATCCAGGCTTTACATGGAAGGATGAGAAGGAATTGATTGATAAATTAAAGAGTAGAATTACTGAAGATAAAAGCATTAAGAGTGAGATTAATGAGTATATTAAGAGTATTGAGAGTATAGTACCAAAGCAAGGAAATATGTGCCTTTCAGATGAGAGTAAATTATTAGAGGTTTGGCTTAAAATAAATGCTATACTTAGTGATAATGATGAGGTTAATTCTATGGTTGAGTTTTACGGATATGCCCAATCCTCCGTATTATCTATGTTTGAGACTGTGAGTATTTCCGAATTGAATATTGACTTGATCGTTAAGAAAATATCTGAGGAGCTTTATTTTGACGAGGCATTCATTCGTAGATTCGTTAATGCTGTGCGGTTTGGTAATGTTCTTCTTGTTGGTCCTCCTGGTGTGGGTAAGACTAGTTTGGCTGTTAGGGTTGCCAAGGAGTTAGGTGGTGATGGTGGTTATATGATTAGGGTTGCCAATGCCCTTTGGTTTAGGCGTGATGTAATTGGTGGTGAGACTCTTGAGGAGGGTTCTGTTAAGTGGAGGGCTGGCATGCTTATTCAGGCCTATAATAGGGTTGTTGAGAGGCTCATTAATGGTGATAATAGGCCGTTCTTCGTTATAATCGATGAGCTTAATAGGGCTGATGTTGATAAGGCCTTTGGCGAGTTCTTCGCAATATTTAGATCGCCCAATCCCAGTGATTGGGAGCTTCCTATTGACCTTGTTAGTGAGATTGAGGGACATGGAGAGAGAATCGATGAGGAGGCTAAGCATTTTCTTGAAAACTTTAAGTTGGCTAAGGATAAGTATGATGATCCTAGTTATCCCCTGAGGTATATTAGGATAATAGGTACTATGAATGTTGTTGATATTAGGAATTTATTCATTGTGGGTGAGGCGGCGCTTAGGCGATTTATATTGATGAACATTAAATGCCCTGAGGGTGATAGTGATGTTAGGAAATTCCTGGACAAAACTAATCATTTAAAGTTGAGTGAGGAGTCTAAGAAGCTTATTGCTGACTTTGTTAGGGAGATTCGTGGACAGCTTCGTGATAAGCCGCCCTGTGTTTCTCCAGGTGCTGTTAAGTTGGCTGTTGAGTTGTTGGATAATGCTGTTGGTCAGGGGTTGTTGGATGTTAATGATAAGAAGAGTATGCTTGAGTATTTCGTGAGTTATCTTGAGTCGTCGTTAGGTATTGTTGTTGGTGAGCCTGTTAAGAGGTTTAGGAGAGTTGTTGATGAGGTTACGAAGAGACTTATAAGTGTTAGTGAGAAGTAA
- the cas6 gene encoding CRISPR system precrRNA processing endoribonuclease RAMP protein Cas6: protein MRMLFLAPYFSVDYPLKFGSWSGRFVNRVVSEVLEGVGIKVPHNAREKPFTVTPILDLESNVVGELIPGNQYWFRVSLFCSEVDCGSVVDAFTKPTLRLSTGMALNVVKASVAGGELSLQGSDYRAVVRWRVRFWPTSFIFRSHYVTWPSPARFLSSAGLTLARVLRGVDLLVGRGSESLVGVIGGVDLKGFVRDLVFNTEVLGMRVRRLVLNLGRGRRVPAFEGVAEYVTYTDRPSLFRLLLDVVNAYGVGKNRALGLGYVVADVVDIKRLSRGR, encoded by the coding sequence ATGCGCATGCTTTTTCTAGCTCCCTACTTTTCTGTTGATTATCCATTAAAGTTTGGGAGTTGGAGTGGTAGGTTTGTTAATCGTGTTGTTAGTGAGGTTCTTGAGGGTGTTGGGATTAAGGTTCCTCATAATGCTAGGGAGAAGCCCTTCACCGTGACGCCTATACTTGACTTGGAGAGCAATGTGGTGGGTGAGTTAATTCCCGGTAACCAGTATTGGTTTAGGGTCTCACTGTTCTGTAGTGAGGTTGATTGTGGGAGTGTTGTTGATGCATTTACGAAGCCTACGCTAAGGCTTTCAACGGGTATGGCGCTTAATGTAGTTAAGGCGAGTGTTGCAGGTGGAGAGTTGTCACTACAGGGCAGTGATTATAGGGCTGTTGTTCGTTGGCGTGTTAGGTTTTGGCCTACGTCCTTTATTTTTAGGAGTCATTACGTTACTTGGCCTAGTCCTGCTAGGTTTTTGTCTTCGGCTGGTCTTACCCTTGCTAGGGTTTTGAGGGGTGTGGATTTGTTGGTTGGTAGGGGTAGTGAGTCTTTGGTTGGTGTTATTGGTGGTGTTGATCTTAAGGGTTTTGTTAGGGACCTGGTCTTTAACACGGAGGTTCTTGGCATGAGGGTTAGGAGGTTGGTTCTTAATCTTGGTAGGGGTAGGAGGGTGCCTGCCTTTGAGGGTGTTGCTGAGTACGTTACTTATACGGATAGGCCCAGCTTGTTTAGGCTTCTTCTTGATGTGGTTAATGCTTATGGTGTGGGTAAGAATAGGGCGTTGGGCCTCGGTTACGTGGTTGCCGACGTCGTGGATATTAAGCGCCTATCGAGAGGCCGTTAA
- the cas3 gene encoding CRISPR-associated helicase Cas3', with amino-acid sequence MRELVNEAINGLVNEYPHISTVIVEAPTGYGKTFNSHIPFLKFKDMGLARGFIYVAPTRALVRQQARDFLIKLQGQGFSITYQSMDVNLKVEVPNIRSVSLTKNPLLSSDVNVTTIDSFMFNLMRMPVESLNKPVKWRYATYRSYIFTSYVFLDEIHLMVEGSGLQLSSILLGIHELTASFTPSIIASATLGSGRIKCIATGKCGDTSLETYREVANRVRVYRLGKENSKDGVFVTIRDKDWEDKTCEQNFNFKELNNIDEIIKIIKEQYSRVLILTNTVKKAVDIYNLVSGIFGSNNVVLLHGKLDEYDRDINARNIDNARIIVGTDAIGVGINPPNVNVLITDIPSSIDTFIQRIGRICRNVEQDRDCHVYLLREGEEEEIPKYYTEVRDKLHEFNWRLPYDCVKKRGYDSLINSYVEFQSPDISSYQDLYAKLSFIVIDQEDLKRSYRRYCNLIRDSVLIRGITNVDEPLTYSMALSMRDAEVLAKEYGKDIDIVAYALHEDGNLQKISINNDVKESVLKELADERKNECNRYFEINNEINKLGSSYKALIIWGIDVSRIYRRGLGLVI; translated from the coding sequence ATGAGAGAGCTAGTTAACGAGGCAATAAATGGCCTAGTTAATGAATATCCTCACATTTCTACGGTGATAGTCGAGGCGCCGACTGGGTATGGCAAGACCTTTAATTCTCACATTCCATTTCTTAAGTTCAAGGATATGGGCTTAGCGCGTGGCTTTATCTACGTGGCTCCAACAAGGGCTCTCGTCAGACAGCAGGCTAGGGATTTTCTAATTAAATTACAGGGACAGGGGTTTTCAATAACTTATCAATCGATGGATGTTAATTTAAAGGTTGAGGTCCCCAATATTAGGTCTGTAAGCCTGACTAAGAATCCATTGCTTAGCAGTGATGTTAATGTTACAACGATAGACTCATTCATGTTCAATTTAATGCGTATGCCTGTTGAATCACTAAATAAGCCTGTTAAGTGGCGTTATGCAACCTATAGGAGTTACATATTCACGTCGTACGTATTCCTAGATGAGATTCACTTAATGGTTGAAGGCTCAGGATTACAATTATCATCAATACTACTTGGAATTCATGAATTGACTGCCTCATTCACCCCATCTATTATCGCCTCTGCAACTCTCGGTTCTGGGCGAATTAAATGTATTGCAACAGGTAAATGTGGTGACACTAGCTTAGAAACTTATAGGGAAGTGGCGAATAGGGTGAGGGTATATAGACTTGGAAAAGAAAATAGCAAGGATGGAGTCTTTGTAACGATTCGAGATAAGGATTGGGAAGATAAAACATGTGAGCAGAATTTCAACTTTAAGGAATTAAACAATATTGACGAGATTATTAAGATAATTAAGGAACAATACAGTAGAGTCCTTATCTTAACAAATACGGTTAAGAAAGCTGTAGATATTTACAATTTAGTAAGTGGTATATTCGGTAGTAATAATGTTGTTTTACTACATGGTAAACTGGATGAATATGATAGGGATATTAACGCTAGAAACATTGATAATGCTAGGATCATAGTAGGTACCGATGCCATTGGAGTTGGTATAAATCCCCCAAATGTTAATGTATTAATCACTGACATACCGTCCAGTATCGATACATTTATACAGAGGATTGGCAGAATATGCAGGAATGTGGAGCAGGACAGGGACTGTCACGTATATTTACTTAGAGAGGGTGAGGAAGAGGAGATTCCAAAGTACTATACTGAAGTTAGGGATAAGCTGCATGAGTTTAATTGGCGACTACCTTATGACTGCGTTAAGAAGAGGGGCTATGACTCCCTGATTAATAGCTATGTGGAATTTCAAAGTCCCGATATTTCAAGCTACCAAGACCTTTATGCTAAGTTATCATTCATAGTCATTGATCAAGAAGACCTAAAAAGGAGTTACAGAAGATACTGCAACTTAATTAGGGATTCCGTATTAATTAGGGGCATCACTAATGTAGATGAACCTCTTACTTACTCTATGGCGCTATCGATGAGGGATGCTGAGGTGCTTGCTAAGGAGTATGGTAAGGATATTGACATAGTGGCATACGCGCTTCACGAGGATGGTAATTTACAGAAAATTTCCATTAATAATGATGTTAAGGAAAGCGTATTAAAAGAACTAGCAGATGAAAGAAAGAACGAATGTAATAGGTATTTTGAAATAAACAATGAGATAAACAAACTTGGCAGTAGCTATAAAGCGCTCATCATCTGGGGTATTGATGTGTCGAGGATTTATAGAAGGGGGCTTGGGTTGGTGATCTAA
- the cas5a gene encoding type I-A CRISPR-associated protein Cas5a — protein sequence MTRAFAVRLKMHGPITVQYPTLSTAGGSYMLPPPSTLIGALYFAHTARNGVYKEVEEFNNDECSPAYGWVKNGVVLDAVAIPVGKMAMTNTLLRLFNWTRSTKENPYTVGYMGLSYITELVAIYAVRDDMFNELKRSAWGIVRLGKKEGLVSVLEVSDVEVIAGTQERLIVNSYFPKDVASLMQYKYDIFMFPDPSSKNTYCGGKPAIKEYVFSEDGVEVGEINPNYKVVKYGDKYAILRW from the coding sequence ATGACTAGGGCATTTGCAGTTAGGTTAAAGATGCATGGACCCATAACTGTTCAATACCCAACCTTAAGTACTGCAGGCGGATCATACATGCTTCCACCACCATCAACGTTAATTGGAGCCTTATACTTCGCGCACACGGCGCGAAACGGCGTGTATAAGGAGGTTGAGGAGTTTAACAATGATGAATGCTCACCAGCTTATGGATGGGTTAAGAATGGTGTAGTGCTCGACGCTGTAGCAATACCGGTTGGAAAGATGGCTATGACAAACACGTTACTAAGGCTCTTCAATTGGACCAGGAGTACTAAAGAGAACCCATACACGGTCGGTTACATGGGTTTATCCTACATTACGGAGTTAGTCGCCATCTACGCAGTGAGGGATGACATGTTTAATGAGTTGAAAAGAAGCGCCTGGGGTATAGTGAGGCTGGGGAAGAAGGAGGGCTTAGTAAGCGTCTTAGAAGTCAGCGATGTCGAAGTTATTGCAGGGACCCAGGAGCGACTTATTGTTAATAGTTACTTCCCCAAGGATGTAGCATCCTTAATGCAATACAAATACGACATATTCATGTTCCCAGACCCAAGCAGCAAAAACACCTATTGTGGTGGAAAGCCGGCAATTAAGGAGTACGTCTTTAGTGAGGATGGAGTTGAAGTAGGCGAAATCAATCCAAATTATAAAGTTGTTAAATATGGAGATAAATACGCCATACTGAGGTGGTAG